A single genomic interval of Spinacia oleracea cultivar Varoflay chromosome 6, BTI_SOV_V1, whole genome shotgun sequence harbors:
- the LOC110775381 gene encoding uncharacterized protein yields MECVTTPMFSLMLNGSMHGFFKSKRGLRQGDPISLLLFVVCMEYLSRVLHKMSDMSQFQYHPRCKELKLTHLCFADVLILCYKGEFPSAYLILQAFKLFHATSGLKANQQKSSIYFHGMSNEVIQIIINVSGFTRSQLPFKYLGVPICAKRISVAQCGMLVDKMTTRIKMWSTRNLSYVARMQLINSVLLSLHMHWAQIYILPKNVLQGITKVVGSSCGVVLLIVLSLAM; encoded by the coding sequence ATGGAGTGTGTGACTACTCCAATGTTTTCGCTCATGCTTAATGGCTCAATGCATGGATTTTTCAAGTCTAAAAGGGGTCTAAGGCAAGGAGATccaatttctcttcttctttttgTTGTCTGCATGGAATATCTGTCAAGGGTACTGCATAAAATGAGTGATATGAGCCAATTTCAGTACCATCCAAGATGCAAAGAGCTTAAACTTACTCACTTGTGTTTTGCTGATGTTCTTATTCTATGTTACAAAGGTGAATTCCCATCTGCTTACCTCATTCTGCAAGCTTTCAAGTTGTTCCATGCTACCTCTGGTTTGAAGGCAAATCAGCAAAAATCTTCCATTTATTTCCATGGTATGAGTAATGAAGTAATTCAGATAATCATTAATGTTTCTGGTTTTACTAGAAGTCAACTGCCTTTCAAGTATCTTGGTGTTCCCATTTGTGCTAAGAGAATATCTGTTGCTCAATGTGGAATGTTAGTAGATAAGATGACAACTAGGATTAAGATGTGGAGCACTAGGAATCTGTCTTATGTGGCTAGAATGCAGCTTATCAATTCAGTTCTGTTGAGCTTACATATGCATTGGGCACAAATATACATTTTGCCTAAGAATGTTTTACAGGGGAT